In Capsicum annuum cultivar UCD-10X-F1 chromosome 11, UCD10Xv1.1, whole genome shotgun sequence, one genomic interval encodes:
- the LOC107848485 gene encoding uncharacterized protein At4g28440, giving the protein MAEQKQKQQVGSKKVNELRPLDNGINITVKAISKKTIAQRNRLAECLVGDDTGIIIFTARNDQVDLIREDSTLVLTKAKVDMFKGSMRLAVDRFGRIEVGAPASFSVEKDINMSLIEFERVDVVV; this is encoded by the exons ATGGCAGagcagaagcagaagcagcaAGTGGGATCTAAAAAAGTGAATGAACTTCGTCCATTGGATAATGGGATTAATATAACTGTTAAAGCTATTAGTAAGAAAACAATTGCACAAAGAAATCGTCTTGCTGAATGTTTGGTTGGTGATGATACTGGAATTATTATATTCACTGCTCGCAATGATCAAG TGGATTTAATTCGAGAGGATTCTACGCTAGTCTTGACAAAAGCTAAAGTGGACATGTTCAAAGGATCAATGAGGCTTGCTGTTGATAGATTTGGGCGTATTGAAGTTGGTGCACCTGCCAGTTTCTCGGTGGAGAAAGATATTAACATGTCCTTGATTGAGTTCGAACGTGTAGACGTTGTTGTGTAA